In Actinoplanes sp. NBC_00393, a single genomic region encodes these proteins:
- a CDS encoding RICIN domain-containing protein produces MAAEFGTSPSFHRILTGGEMQLRLHVFLTALVSMLFVFVAPTPARADVVPVVGNGYTIWQRGEAAEFCLTAPAGGNGADVLASPHDYGCTLAWDTQWIFESYGTMAGYRTYRMKVRHTGRCLDVQDKAPGGGMRLQLWDCHSGTQQRFWLMNGLYAGTFYIVPAYGSRSPLTRCLGSDDNWVVRYDDCWDFVVPDQLWKMRPAA; encoded by the coding sequence GTGGCGGCGGAATTCGGCACATCGCCTTCATTCCATCGCATTCTCACTGGGGGAGAAATGCAATTACGCCTGCATGTCTTTTTAACGGCGCTCGTCAGCATGCTGTTCGTTTTCGTCGCCCCGACACCTGCCCGAGCCGACGTCGTTCCGGTCGTCGGCAACGGTTACACCATCTGGCAGCGCGGTGAGGCGGCGGAGTTCTGCCTGACCGCACCCGCAGGCGGCAACGGCGCCGACGTGTTGGCCTCTCCGCACGACTACGGCTGCACTCTGGCCTGGGACACACAGTGGATCTTCGAGAGCTACGGCACGATGGCCGGCTACCGCACCTACCGGATGAAAGTCCGGCACACCGGGCGTTGCCTCGACGTCCAGGACAAAGCGCCCGGTGGCGGCATGCGTCTGCAATTGTGGGACTGCCACTCCGGGACTCAACAGCGTTTCTGGCTCATGAACGGCCTGTACGCCGGCACTTTCTACATCGTTCCGGCATATGGTTCCCGCAGTCCTCTGACCCGGTGCCTCGGCTCCGACGACAACTGGGTGGTTCGGTACGACGACTGCTGGGATTTCGTCGTGCCTGACCAGCTCTGGAAAATGCGGCCGGCCGCTTAG
- a CDS encoding GntR family transcriptional regulator encodes MIVIDSASPVPPFEQLRAQLAGQIQDHTLAVGTRLPAIRRLAADLGLAINTVGRAYRELEEAGLIETRGAAGSYVTAAGEEGREKAHRAAAEYAAVVARSGIGAEEALRIVQAALTRSLTT; translated from the coding sequence ATGATCGTCATCGACTCGGCCTCGCCGGTTCCGCCGTTCGAGCAGCTCCGGGCCCAGCTGGCCGGCCAGATCCAGGACCACACCCTGGCCGTCGGCACCCGGCTGCCGGCCATCCGCCGCCTCGCCGCCGACCTCGGCCTGGCCATCAACACCGTCGGGCGCGCCTACCGTGAGCTGGAAGAGGCGGGCCTGATCGAGACCCGCGGCGCGGCCGGTTCCTATGTGACCGCCGCCGGCGAGGAGGGGCGGGAGAAGGCGCACCGGGCCGCCGCGGAGTACGCCGCCGTGGTCGCCCGCAGCGGGATCGGCGCCGAGGAAGCCCTGCGCATCGTCCAGGCCGCGCTGACCAGGAGCCTCACCACGTGA
- a CDS encoding FAD-binding oxidoreductase, which yields MSVTSVLRQRLGERLVTTDDDGFADARKVWNAAVSTQPAGIARCADAAEVSRAVHAARELGLPLSVRAGGHDWAGRALRDGGLVVDLTRMRGVRLDTAGRTVSVQGGATAADLLTVTAPHDLVTATGVVSSVGMAGLTTVGGYGALIGRHGLALDNLLDADVVLADGTHVTAGPDDDKELWWALRGGGGNFGVVTRLRYRLHELPVILAGMLMFPVAEAAAVLAGYAEVVAEAPDELTVMCGFLPGPDGRALPFLCPFWSGTDRSAGKKAVDRLRSLGHPIVDQVVPMPYLGALAMFDGNVSAENHYLLRSRWFPEMSPAAAQALIAGADTLPSPYSALIINRFHGAAARVDPDATAFALRTPHQVAEVIAVWPPGETPDRPRAWADSVVAALDPVALPGGYPNLLGPEEDERARASYGPNLDRLLAAKRAYDPDNVFASAVPALL from the coding sequence ATGAGTGTCACGAGTGTTCTGCGTCAGCGCCTCGGCGAACGTCTGGTCACGACGGACGACGACGGCTTCGCCGACGCCCGCAAGGTCTGGAACGCGGCCGTGAGCACGCAGCCGGCCGGGATCGCCCGCTGCGCGGACGCCGCCGAGGTCAGCCGGGCCGTGCATGCCGCCCGCGAGCTTGGACTGCCCCTTTCGGTACGCGCGGGCGGGCACGACTGGGCCGGCCGGGCGCTCCGCGACGGCGGCCTGGTCGTCGACCTGACCCGGATGCGCGGGGTACGCCTCGACACCGCCGGCCGCACCGTCAGCGTGCAGGGCGGCGCCACCGCCGCCGACCTGCTCACCGTCACCGCGCCGCACGACCTGGTCACCGCCACCGGCGTCGTCAGCTCGGTCGGCATGGCCGGGCTGACCACCGTCGGCGGATACGGCGCCCTGATCGGCCGGCACGGGCTGGCGCTCGACAACCTGCTCGACGCCGACGTGGTGCTCGCCGACGGCACCCACGTGACGGCCGGGCCGGACGACGACAAGGAACTGTGGTGGGCGCTGCGCGGCGGCGGCGGCAACTTCGGCGTCGTGACCCGCCTGCGCTACCGGCTGCACGAACTGCCCGTCATCCTCGCCGGGATGCTGATGTTCCCGGTCGCCGAGGCCGCGGCGGTGCTCGCCGGCTACGCCGAGGTGGTGGCGGAGGCGCCCGACGAGCTGACCGTGATGTGCGGATTCCTGCCGGGGCCGGACGGGCGGGCGCTGCCGTTCCTGTGCCCGTTCTGGTCCGGGACCGACCGGTCCGCCGGGAAGAAGGCGGTGGACCGGCTGCGCTCGCTCGGGCATCCGATCGTGGACCAGGTGGTCCCGATGCCGTACCTGGGCGCGCTCGCCATGTTCGACGGCAACGTCTCCGCGGAGAACCACTACCTGCTGCGCAGCCGCTGGTTCCCGGAGATGTCGCCGGCCGCCGCGCAGGCCCTGATCGCGGGCGCCGACACGCTGCCGTCGCCGTACTCGGCGCTGATCATCAACCGGTTCCACGGCGCGGCCGCACGGGTCGATCCGGACGCCACGGCCTTCGCCCTGCGCACCCCGCACCAGGTGGCCGAGGTGATCGCGGTCTGGCCGCCGGGGGAGACCCCGGACCGGCCCCGGGCCTGGGCGGACTCGGTGGTGGCCGCCCTGGATCCGGTCGCGCTGCCGGGCGGCTACCCGAACCTGCTCGGGCCGGAGGAGGACGAACGGGCCCGGGCGTCGTACGGGCCGAACCTGGACCGCCTGCTCGCCGCCAAACGCGCCTACGACCCCGACAACGTCTTCGCCTCCGCGGTGCCGGCCCTGTTGTAG